The Dethiosulfovibrio peptidovorans DSM 11002 genome has a window encoding:
- a CDS encoding phosphodiester glycosidase family protein — translation MRHLLKITVGFMLALAVSTPAAAVNRGKALSEIISALSLPLWNGKSFSDVPKDHPSSRYVESAFAMGILFPSDRFYPDIEISKAEAIAFSFRAMGWHHEAKMAASLVQTKGELPPYLEPYVSLAGEIEPKMPPALVRSPSHTLNEEDLKDLTEWLKESIVSGVRWDMSVNSSSYTLSLHREGVGRPPKGWAIALSENSSEEKARATIKRLKNLNFPSYIERTDCAFSVRIGPYSNYAQAWLLAKKVPREFGKVSILPIGGGRRTLFWCMIKALPSRTSITTAPSIGARKLSLSEIGEHSHSVAAVNAGFFWKNRPVGTIVIDDIPVSPTYKNRSAVGWNQEMAFFGDGSFRLSVECGDKSLPISSINQPTSEGKIGFYTPHFGQFATSIKGNGTEFLLKRSKTIKARRSAGSNHFMKPEENILYLRTSGLGPFSDAAEIKLQTIWSDEAMIEAKQVIQAGPMILGLEGPFSSEWFSDSIINKRHPRTLAGWDGDRLCWIVIDGRSSWHSDGATLSEAAFIARQAGLVKAINMDGGGSSQLWWKGITVNLPSEGRERPLPYAVTFR, via the coding sequence TTGAGACATCTTTTAAAGATAACGGTAGGTTTTATGCTGGCGTTAGCTGTATCCACTCCGGCTGCCGCCGTGAACAGAGGGAAAGCTCTGTCCGAGATAATATCCGCACTTAGCCTTCCTCTTTGGAACGGGAAAAGTTTTTCCGACGTTCCTAAAGATCATCCAAGCTCACGTTATGTGGAATCGGCCTTCGCCATGGGGATACTTTTCCCCTCCGACAGGTTCTATCCTGACATAGAGATCAGCAAAGCGGAGGCCATAGCTTTTTCGTTCAGAGCGATGGGCTGGCATCACGAGGCTAAAATGGCCGCTTCCCTTGTCCAGACGAAGGGAGAGCTGCCCCCCTACCTGGAGCCATACGTAAGCCTAGCCGGGGAAATAGAACCTAAGATGCCTCCCGCTCTGGTCCGTTCCCCTTCCCATACTTTGAACGAAGAGGATCTGAAAGACCTGACCGAATGGCTAAAAGAAAGCATCGTCTCAGGGGTAAGGTGGGACATGAGTGTGAACAGTTCGAGCTATACCCTTTCTCTACACAGAGAGGGGGTTGGCCGCCCGCCTAAAGGGTGGGCGATAGCCCTGTCGGAAAACTCCAGTGAGGAGAAGGCCAGAGCGACGATAAAAAGGCTAAAGAACCTGAATTTCCCGTCCTATATAGAGAGAACCGACTGCGCTTTCTCGGTCAGAATAGGACCGTATAGCAACTATGCTCAGGCGTGGTTATTGGCAAAGAAAGTGCCCAGAGAATTCGGAAAGGTCTCCATTTTGCCGATTGGAGGCGGAAGAAGGACTCTTTTCTGGTGCATGATAAAGGCTCTTCCGTCGAGAACCTCCATAACCACGGCACCTTCCATAGGAGCCAGAAAGCTCTCCCTGAGCGAGATCGGGGAACATTCCCATTCGGTGGCCGCGGTAAACGCCGGTTTTTTTTGGAAAAACAGGCCGGTCGGCACGATAGTTATAGACGATATCCCGGTATCGCCGACCTATAAGAACAGGTCCGCCGTAGGCTGGAATCAGGAGATGGCCTTCTTCGGAGATGGATCCTTTCGGCTGTCGGTTGAATGCGGGGATAAGAGTCTTCCGATATCGTCCATAAATCAGCCGACATCCGAGGGTAAGATAGGTTTTTATACCCCTCATTTCGGACAGTTCGCCACCTCTATCAAGGGAAACGGGACGGAGTTTCTGTTAAAAAGGTCGAAAACGATAAAGGCCAGGAGATCAGCCGGATCGAACCACTTCATGAAACCGGAAGAGAATATTTTATATCTAAGGACATCCGGATTAGGCCCCTTCTCCGATGCGGCTGAGATCAAGCTTCAGACCATCTGGTCCGATGAAGCGATGATCGAGGCCAAACAGGTAATTCAAGCGGGCCCTATGATCCTCGGTCTGGAAGGACCATTTTCCTCCGAGTGGTTTTCTGATTCGATAATAAACAAACGCCACCCCAGGACTTTAGCGGGCTGGGATGGCGACAGATTATGCTGGATCGTCATAGACGGTCGTTCGTCGTGGCATAGCGACGGCGCCACACTGTCCGAGGCGGCCTTCATAGCCAGACAGGCTGGTCTCGTAAAAGCGATAAACATGGACGGAGGTGGATCGAGCCAGCTATGGTGGAAAGGGATCACCGTGAACCTACCGTCGGAAGGGAGAGAACGACCTCTTCCCTACGCTGTGACCTTTCGCTGA
- a CDS encoding acetate--CoA ligase family protein — protein MERLFRPNSILIVEDSLGGGVISRLRALLHEWGFSGEVVAISEENATSIEDLPFVPDLAMILSSSDFSLKALDICSRVGVPYMVLFSRLEGSGRDHKPILKRVLSRGTRFIGPESQGFVNFVDSIPISCSSALDLSQGEEGHVALISQSGALGFSALAMGIDSGVRFRYVVTTGVSMDLDMIDIGRWIVEDREVRLIIFYIEGMSDGRAFLCLAQEARARGISVAVMRGGTSKCVRDRVLDRYGLGSSTDDGIWRAVAKQFGLVLLDDLEELIDMSRIIGESERASGSNVAILSLSGGIGVIQADKCVSLGLNVVGLSDRTKEELSDVLPLGSISQNPVVVPHSIENPFSVLSNALCILQSADEVDAVIVDVPIMSAGGAELVADALIGTVRPDSKPILCCWLIDDAHGNHALERLRRSGIPLFDSPRRCADALVSLLGMIQTPVPSELECSPSGASVLDLYPKDLNEHDATDFIGRYGLSLVRQRFCRSLDETLTAGNEIGYPVVLKVVSTDVFSKKAARGIALSLRTEEELQNAYGRILERTGRSCPGAVIDGVLVQEMVEEGIECMIGMKRDPVFGPVVAVGLGGVLYDVTKDLALRLAPLDFSSALEMVESLRGYPLFSGLKGTETLDFKALAGEVVKVSRLSCAEPDLQLLDIDSAFVTSEGVKIADVYAFRARKDDV, from the coding sequence ATGGAACGCCTTTTTCGCCCCAATAGTATTCTGATAGTCGAGGATTCTCTAGGCGGCGGCGTAATATCAAGGTTGAGAGCACTTCTTCACGAGTGGGGTTTCTCCGGCGAGGTCGTAGCCATCTCGGAAGAGAACGCGACGTCGATTGAGGATCTGCCATTTGTCCCCGACCTGGCTATGATTCTTTCCTCTTCGGATTTCTCTTTGAAGGCCTTGGATATCTGTTCTCGCGTAGGAGTTCCCTATATGGTGCTATTCTCCCGGCTGGAAGGTTCCGGCCGGGATCATAAACCTATCCTGAAGAGGGTCCTCTCCAGAGGCACCAGATTTATCGGCCCCGAGTCTCAGGGGTTCGTCAATTTCGTTGATTCCATACCGATCAGTTGTTCCAGCGCTCTGGATCTCAGTCAGGGAGAGGAGGGACATGTGGCCTTAATCTCTCAAAGCGGAGCGTTGGGTTTTTCCGCTTTGGCCATGGGGATAGACTCAGGGGTTCGTTTCCGTTACGTGGTGACCACCGGGGTATCCATGGATCTGGACATGATAGATATCGGACGTTGGATAGTGGAGGACCGCGAGGTAAGGTTGATTATATTTTATATCGAGGGTATGTCTGATGGGCGGGCTTTTCTTTGTCTGGCTCAGGAAGCCAGGGCAAGGGGAATATCTGTCGCGGTAATGAGAGGCGGAACGTCGAAATGCGTCAGGGATAGGGTCTTGGACAGATATGGCTTAGGTTCCTCTACCGACGACGGTATATGGAGAGCTGTGGCGAAGCAATTTGGATTGGTGCTGTTGGACGATCTTGAAGAGCTGATAGATATGTCAAGAATTATAGGGGAAAGCGAAAGAGCCTCGGGCAGCAACGTGGCGATTCTGTCCCTTTCCGGTGGTATCGGGGTTATTCAGGCTGATAAGTGTGTTTCCCTAGGGCTGAACGTGGTGGGATTATCCGATAGGACCAAAGAGGAGCTGTCGGACGTGCTACCCTTAGGAAGCATATCCCAAAACCCTGTAGTCGTCCCTCATTCAATTGAAAATCCATTTTCCGTTTTGTCCAATGCGCTCTGTATTCTTCAAAGTGCGGATGAGGTCGATGCAGTTATAGTGGATGTTCCGATCATGTCCGCCGGAGGGGCCGAATTGGTGGCTGATGCCTTGATAGGTACGGTTCGCCCTGATTCGAAGCCCATACTGTGTTGTTGGTTGATAGACGATGCTCACGGTAACCACGCTTTGGAGAGGCTTCGTAGGAGCGGGATACCACTTTTCGATAGTCCTAGAAGATGCGCGGATGCTCTAGTATCCCTTTTGGGTATGATACAGACTCCGGTTCCTTCAGAGTTGGAATGTTCTCCCTCCGGTGCCTCCGTGCTGGATCTGTATCCGAAGGATCTCAACGAACACGATGCCACCGATTTTATCGGTCGCTACGGCCTCTCCCTGGTCAGACAGCGTTTCTGCCGTTCTTTGGACGAGACCCTGACGGCCGGTAACGAGATCGGCTATCCTGTGGTCCTCAAGGTAGTGTCCACCGACGTGTTCAGCAAGAAGGCCGCCAGAGGCATAGCCCTGAGTCTCAGGACGGAGGAGGAATTGCAGAACGCCTATGGCCGTATACTGGAGAGGACAGGACGCTCCTGTCCGGGGGCGGTCATAGACGGGGTGTTGGTGCAGGAGATGGTGGAGGAGGGCATCGAATGTATGATAGGGATGAAGAGGGATCCTGTCTTCGGACCAGTCGTCGCCGTAGGTTTGGGAGGGGTTCTCTACGACGTAACTAAGGACCTGGCCCTCAGACTAGCACCTCTGGATTTTTCCTCGGCTCTGGAGATGGTCGAAAGCCTCAGAGGGTATCCTCTTTTTTCCGGGTTAAAAGGGACGGAAACGCTGGATTTTAAGGCCCTTGCCGGTGAGGTGGTAAAGGTCTCTAGGCTATCCTGTGCCGAGCCGGACCTTCAGCTCCTGGATATAGATTCGGCCTTTGTGACCTCTGAAGGCGTTAAAATAGCCGACGTCTACGCCTTCAGGGCTAGAAAGGATGATGTATGA
- the plsY gene encoding glycerol-3-phosphate 1-O-acyltransferase PlsY, producing the protein MWSFFVSFAWLVLGYLAGSFPTAYLIALRLRGIDIRTYGSGNVGATNLGRLMGKKWAFLVAIVDMLKGGVAVLMIRLFGASDVTVAMAAFAAVMGHNYPIWLDFKGGKGVSTTYGTLFFVAPPGSMIAVPLGGLVWLIILKIGGYVSLASILSLFGLAFILPLCGVPAPFALSAFGLAVLSTWRHRANVKRLLSGRESRARSK; encoded by the coding sequence ATGTGGAGTTTCTTTGTCTCTTTCGCTTGGCTGGTATTGGGATACCTGGCAGGGTCTTTCCCTACCGCTTATCTGATTGCCCTACGCTTGAGGGGCATAGACATAAGGACCTACGGTTCCGGTAACGTTGGGGCGACCAACCTGGGAAGGCTCATGGGTAAGAAATGGGCTTTTTTAGTGGCTATAGTGGACATGCTAAAAGGGGGAGTCGCGGTGCTTATGATCCGGCTTTTCGGGGCATCCGATGTCACAGTGGCTATGGCTGCTTTCGCCGCCGTCATGGGCCATAACTACCCTATATGGCTGGATTTTAAGGGTGGTAAGGGGGTCTCTACCACCTACGGTACCCTTTTCTTCGTAGCCCCTCCTGGGTCGATGATAGCCGTTCCTCTCGGTGGACTCGTCTGGCTGATTATATTGAAGATTGGAGGGTATGTCTCTCTTGCATCGATCCTTTCGTTATTCGGTTTAGCGTTTATCCTTCCTCTTTGTGGAGTTCCTGCTCCTTTCGCCTTGTCTGCCTTTGGATTGGCTGTTTTATCTACGTGGAGACATAGAGCCAACGTTAAAAGGCTTCTCTCCGGTCGAGAGTCAAGGGCCCGATCTAAATAA
- a CDS encoding RelA/SpoT domain-containing protein has translation MQTQKVEEWGFQYIQRYSMYQEFVRRMKNLLQDLIEREHVKVYALEGWAKSPESFIRDLTESGKALPVDPFKDMPDLATVRILLYFPSDAIAVEKTIQEEFLIDLPRSTTSKDLEDPDIFGYRSIVYDVSLKSDRSKLREWERYRDLKLHLQVRTMLQEAWATISPEIAGATDVVTKGKLKRKLSRVSALLEEADEDFHYLREAAKGLAIPVTPDRAKPIIDNSPPEEKKPLDKEDLRKLFEESDGALYSRWSEAARETGFPGFVPDSSYLEDSLDYLCRIFKAAEFNSVSEVRDFLSSMERDGTGIEQLKTVHSAFEEEISSWKVDGYSAVFLLVLNMKWDVLQNKDLVGLGIKMGSDRIKGV, from the coding sequence ATGCAGACTCAGAAGGTCGAGGAGTGGGGGTTTCAGTATATCCAGCGCTACTCCATGTACCAGGAATTCGTGAGGAGAATGAAAAATCTTCTCCAAGATTTAATCGAAAGGGAGCATGTAAAGGTATACGCTCTCGAGGGATGGGCTAAATCCCCGGAAAGTTTTATCCGTGACCTTACGGAAAGCGGTAAGGCTCTTCCTGTCGATCCGTTTAAGGATATGCCCGACTTGGCTACGGTGAGGATTCTCCTCTATTTCCCCAGCGATGCTATCGCGGTGGAGAAGACGATACAGGAAGAGTTCCTGATAGATCTTCCGAGATCCACTACCAGCAAGGATCTTGAGGATCCCGATATATTCGGCTATCGCTCCATAGTTTATGACGTCTCTTTGAAGTCCGATCGGAGCAAGTTAAGAGAATGGGAGCGTTATCGAGACCTGAAGCTTCATCTTCAGGTCCGTACGATGTTACAGGAAGCCTGGGCTACCATCAGCCCTGAAATTGCGGGAGCTACCGATGTAGTAACCAAAGGTAAACTGAAGAGGAAGCTTTCCAGGGTAAGTGCCCTTCTTGAGGAAGCAGATGAAGATTTCCACTATCTGAGAGAGGCCGCTAAGGGATTGGCCATACCTGTGACGCCCGATCGAGCCAAGCCCATAATCGATAACTCTCCTCCAGAGGAGAAAAAGCCTTTGGATAAGGAAGATTTACGTAAGCTTTTCGAGGAATCCGACGGAGCTCTCTACTCACGGTGGTCTGAGGCTGCTAGAGAGACGGGTTTCCCAGGATTTGTCCCGGACAGTTCCTATCTGGAGGATAGCCTTGATTATCTGTGCCGTATCTTTAAGGCGGCCGAGTTCAATTCAGTATCCGAGGTGAGAGATTTCCTCTCGTCTATGGAAAGAGACGGCACCGGCATAGAACAACTTAAGACGGTCCACTCCGCATTCGAGGAAGAGATCTCCTCCTGGAAAGTGGACGGTTATTCCGCAGTGTTCCTGCTAGTGTTGAACATGAAGTGGGATGTTCTTCAGAACAAAGATCTCGTGGGGTTGGGCATAAAGATGGGGTCGGATAGGATCAAAGGCGTTTGA
- a CDS encoding CtsR family transcriptional regulator: MRSLTEVIESHIIELLEGNDEDVVSLRRKELAERFGCVPSQINYVLRSRFTPERGYLVESQRGGHGYIRILRICYETPDARLRHLDDLVGDSITEQEAKRLLASLQSRGLLELRERLLIEVALRHVDDMGESVFDVSPYKRNVLQAELLKRMLRSLVLS; this comes from the coding sequence GTGCGGAGCCTCACCGAGGTCATAGAGAGTCACATAATAGAGCTTCTCGAGGGAAACGACGAGGACGTCGTATCCCTTCGTAGAAAGGAGCTTGCTGAGAGGTTCGGGTGCGTCCCCAGTCAGATAAACTACGTTTTGAGGAGCAGGTTCACCCCCGAGCGGGGATATCTCGTAGAAAGCCAGAGGGGCGGTCACGGCTACATAAGGATTCTACGGATATGCTACGAGACCCCGGATGCCAGACTCCGTCATCTGGACGACCTGGTAGGAGACAGCATTACCGAACAGGAAGCTAAGAGGTTGTTGGCTTCCCTTCAGTCCAGAGGTCTTCTCGAACTGAGGGAGAGGCTTTTGATAGAGGTTGCATTGCGTCATGTGGACGATATGGGAGAATCGGTCTTCGATGTGTCTCCCTATAAGAGAAACGTTCTCCAGGCCGAGCTTCTCAAGAGAATGCTTCGCAGTCTGGTTCTTTCGTGA
- a CDS encoding ATP-dependent Clp protease ATP-binding subunit has translation MWQFFTERSKKVIQLAHREALRLGHDMIGTEHILMGLALENGGVAAQILSSLGLPSDELLVAVEASVSLGEPIKKPMDLPLSPRAKRVLDLSIREARNMGVNYVGTEHILLGLFSEGEGMAVQVLRNMGLEPAEGKKQVLRFLSGGEGDGKSSNKQERKDRNRTPILDQLGIDLTEMAEKNELDPVIGRSKEIRRVIQVLSRRTKNNPVLIGDPGVGKTAIVEGLAQKVLSGDIPESLKEKRVFQLNMGNLVAGTKYRGEFEERMRKLVVELKECRDVILFIDEIHTIVGAGGAEGAIDAANILKPSLARGEFQVVGATTLEEYRRHIEKDAALERRFQPVKVYEPNLEDAFLIVKGLRDRYESHHRVTITDQALDAAVKLSSRYITDRFLPDKGIDLIDEAAARARLDTMELPESLKKMDKELERIRKEKESAVNSQAFEKAAKLRDDENRLSDDLERRRREWVSRQTKEVPVLTDESVAQVVSEWTGVPVSQLTEEESKRLSRMEDEIHRRLVGQESAVSAVSKAIRRARSGLKDPKRPIGSFLFLGPTGVGKTEMARSLADFLFGSEDALVTLDMSEFMERHEVSKLIGAPPGYVGHESGGKLTETIRRRPYSVILFDEIEKANPDVFNVLLQILEEGRLTDGQGRKVDFRNTVVIMTSNIGARNIVKRQGFGFATDNHEGFSDWSSVSKNIDEEVRRAFRPEFLNRIDEQVVFSPLSKEQMLGILDVMLKEVRERLSEKGIRLTVSTKAKELILEKGYQPQYGARPLRRTIQRLLEDPLADMILDGSLIDGYTSRVGVSRGELSLRCVPPKKGDQRKVTA, from the coding sequence ATGTGGCAGTTCTTTACAGAGAGAAGCAAGAAAGTCATACAGCTGGCTCATAGAGAGGCCCTCCGATTGGGCCACGATATGATCGGAACGGAACATATACTTATGGGGTTGGCTCTGGAAAACGGCGGGGTTGCCGCGCAGATTCTATCCTCTTTAGGGTTGCCTTCGGACGAGTTGCTAGTGGCGGTCGAGGCTAGCGTATCGCTTGGAGAACCCATAAAGAAGCCGATGGATCTCCCGTTGAGTCCCAGGGCCAAGAGGGTTCTGGACCTCTCCATAAGGGAAGCCAGGAACATGGGGGTCAACTACGTCGGCACCGAGCATATTTTGCTCGGTCTTTTTTCAGAGGGGGAGGGCATGGCGGTACAGGTCCTTAGAAATATGGGACTGGAACCGGCGGAGGGCAAGAAACAGGTTCTTCGTTTTCTCTCAGGAGGAGAGGGCGATGGCAAATCCTCGAACAAACAGGAAAGAAAGGATCGGAATAGAACGCCGATCCTGGATCAGTTGGGGATAGATCTCACCGAAATGGCGGAGAAAAACGAACTGGATCCCGTAATAGGAAGGAGCAAGGAAATCCGTAGGGTCATACAGGTCCTTTCTAGAAGAACCAAGAACAACCCCGTGTTGATCGGAGATCCCGGGGTAGGCAAGACCGCTATAGTGGAGGGTTTGGCCCAGAAGGTCTTATCGGGAGATATTCCGGAGAGCCTTAAGGAAAAGAGAGTCTTTCAGTTGAATATGGGCAATCTCGTAGCTGGGACCAAATACAGAGGCGAGTTTGAGGAGAGAATGAGAAAGTTGGTCGTTGAGCTGAAGGAGTGTCGGGACGTCATCCTCTTCATCGACGAGATCCACACTATAGTCGGGGCGGGAGGAGCTGAGGGCGCCATCGATGCGGCTAATATTCTGAAGCCCAGCCTCGCTAGAGGGGAATTTCAGGTCGTAGGAGCGACTACTCTGGAGGAGTATCGTCGTCACATAGAGAAGGATGCGGCACTGGAGAGGCGTTTTCAACCCGTTAAGGTGTATGAGCCCAATCTGGAAGATGCCTTTCTGATAGTGAAGGGGCTGAGGGATAGATACGAGTCTCATCACAGAGTGACCATAACCGATCAAGCCCTGGACGCGGCGGTAAAGCTGTCCTCGAGGTATATAACCGATCGATTTCTCCCGGACAAGGGGATTGATCTCATAGACGAGGCTGCGGCTCGTGCTAGATTGGATACGATGGAGCTTCCGGAGTCCCTGAAGAAAATGGACAAGGAACTTGAACGAATCAGGAAAGAAAAAGAATCGGCGGTGAATTCTCAGGCTTTTGAGAAAGCCGCCAAGCTTAGAGACGATGAAAATCGACTTTCCGACGACCTGGAGAGGAGACGTCGTGAATGGGTCTCTCGACAGACCAAGGAAGTTCCGGTGCTTACCGATGAGAGCGTGGCTCAGGTCGTATCCGAGTGGACCGGTGTCCCTGTGAGCCAGCTTACGGAAGAGGAGTCCAAAAGGCTCTCCCGTATGGAGGATGAGATCCATCGCCGTCTTGTCGGGCAGGAATCAGCGGTCTCGGCAGTATCCAAGGCTATCAGGAGAGCTCGTAGCGGACTTAAAGATCCCAAGCGCCCCATAGGCAGTTTTCTCTTCCTGGGGCCTACAGGGGTAGGCAAGACCGAGATGGCCCGTTCTTTGGCCGATTTCCTCTTTGGTTCGGAGGATGCTCTAGTGACCTTGGATATGAGCGAGTTTATGGAGCGTCACGAGGTCTCTAAGCTTATAGGAGCGCCTCCTGGATATGTCGGGCACGAGAGCGGTGGCAAGCTTACCGAGACGATAAGGAGAAGGCCCTACTCGGTTATACTCTTCGACGAGATAGAAAAGGCCAATCCGGACGTTTTCAACGTGCTTCTTCAGATTCTAGAGGAAGGTCGTCTTACCGACGGTCAGGGTCGGAAGGTGGATTTCCGAAACACAGTGGTCATTATGACCAGTAATATAGGGGCTAGAAATATCGTCAAGCGCCAGGGGTTCGGTTTTGCCACCGATAATCACGAAGGTTTTTCGGACTGGTCCAGCGTCTCCAAGAATATAGACGAAGAGGTTAGACGGGCATTTAGGCCGGAGTTCTTGAACAGAATAGACGAACAGGTAGTCTTCAGTCCCCTCAGCAAAGAGCAGATGCTTGGCATTCTGGACGTAATGTTGAAGGAAGTCAGGGAAAGGCTCTCTGAAAAGGGTATTCGACTTACCGTCTCGACCAAGGCGAAAGAGCTGATCCTGGAAAAGGGGTATCAGCCTCAGTATGGAGCTCGTCCTCTTAGAAGAACCATACAGAGGCTGCTTGAAGACCCTCTTGCGGATATGATATTGGATGGGAGCCTGATCGATGGATACACCTCCAGGGTTGGAGTCTCCCGTGGGGAGCTGTCGTTGCGTTGCGTTCCTCCCAAAAAAGGAGATCAGCGAAAGGTCACAGCGTAG
- a CDS encoding tetratricopeptide repeat protein yields MEKNLEAWIREPRKKLDPDAMGFPIVSSDVDDDASGQSKEGFSSPIDFIKKSEAPAHSIEEIVPENTLDSLASAVFTDLGISDSVEIPPSPSMGKVDEETEQYLEEELAEPQLSSSSEPPPLSHMEEGAIRDMEDRILFDGEPAFIPEDISGEEEDPEGSKSNLPKKGEKTSSRRKYILLSSLALVGGAVLLVWNSIETPTRTLEEADRMYSSGEFEKAVSLYEEVEMERSLPLQSLIKKGEALLTAERYAEALDSFYGALALSPESPDIHRKIGSILSHLGSSAQAEKSYRETLRLDPSDNETRLELARVLLEKSQPLDVLQLIEEAPIEISGDEVNSLRSDALDLLLPVEDVISEDLSGDLSVSPDEFVAVSMDEVSEDSAVLTVEVPIEIVDEKSSEDQKEKTQPIKAEKVVEYEVASSPKVVPPKKTDRKQERRDVKRVAREETDKTELSGPSLEERHFLVLLSSSRRIGAQDSDMLRRLTDKRDVSSLFRLGKAYNMAGRFREALLFLEKGLLLNDKDSRLLLEAAYSCSSIGRDQDAMAMVQHVLTKKSGASLKGDPPSVLVYRSRNNWNIGWNDGDGTVKDATLYAEDEGVSIPGLIVPKIGLDMYDPLKKAIKLNPGGKELYIDFMALTVKITPSPPSRILKASAIAMEAHSLFVSGRKDEALILLDTVEELAPSVVFWKELRDSFSTKI; encoded by the coding sequence ATGGAGAAGAATCTAGAGGCCTGGATTCGAGAACCACGAAAAAAACTGGATCCCGATGCCATGGGTTTCCCCATCGTCTCCTCCGATGTCGATGACGATGCCTCTGGACAGTCAAAGGAGGGTTTCTCCTCTCCTATCGATTTTATAAAAAAGAGCGAGGCTCCTGCACACTCTATAGAAGAGATAGTCCCCGAGAATACTCTCGATTCCTTGGCTTCAGCGGTCTTTACAGACTTGGGGATCTCCGACTCGGTTGAAATCCCTCCGTCTCCGTCCATGGGGAAGGTCGACGAAGAAACGGAACAATATCTTGAAGAAGAGCTCGCCGAACCTCAATTGTCCTCCTCTTCAGAGCCCCCCCCTCTTTCTCACATGGAAGAAGGGGCTATAAGGGATATGGAGGATCGTATTCTTTTCGATGGGGAGCCTGCATTTATTCCCGAGGATATCTCCGGGGAGGAAGAGGATCCCGAGGGCTCTAAGTCCAATTTGCCTAAAAAAGGGGAGAAGACTTCATCTCGCCGTAAGTATATTCTACTTTCATCCCTCGCTCTCGTCGGAGGGGCCGTACTTTTGGTCTGGAATTCAATAGAAACTCCAACTAGAACACTCGAAGAGGCGGATCGGATGTATTCCTCAGGCGAGTTTGAAAAAGCTGTCTCTCTTTATGAAGAAGTCGAGATGGAGAGATCTCTTCCTCTCCAGTCCCTGATAAAAAAGGGAGAGGCTCTTTTGACTGCCGAAAGATATGCAGAGGCTTTGGATTCCTTTTACGGTGCCTTGGCGTTATCCCCTGAAAGCCCGGATATTCACCGAAAAATAGGATCGATCTTGTCCCATCTTGGTTCATCCGCTCAAGCGGAGAAGAGCTACAGGGAGACGTTGCGGTTAGATCCTAGCGATAACGAAACACGTCTCGAATTGGCACGGGTGCTTTTGGAAAAATCTCAGCCGTTGGATGTCCTTCAATTAATCGAAGAAGCTCCAATCGAAATATCTGGAGACGAGGTAAACTCGCTCAGATCGGATGCGCTGGACCTTCTGTTACCGGTGGAGGATGTTATCTCTGAGGATTTATCGGGAGATCTCTCGGTCTCTCCCGATGAGTTTGTCGCCGTGTCCATGGATGAAGTCTCCGAAGACTCGGCGGTCTTGACGGTAGAGGTTCCCATAGAGATAGTCGATGAAAAAAGCTCGGAGGATCAAAAGGAAAAAACTCAACCGATTAAGGCTGAAAAGGTCGTCGAATACGAGGTTGCTTCGTCTCCTAAAGTCGTTCCTCCTAAAAAAACAGATAGGAAACAAGAGAGAAGAGACGTAAAAAGGGTTGCCCGAGAAGAAACAGACAAAACGGAGTTATCCGGTCCTAGTCTTGAAGAACGACACTTCCTGGTCCTGTTAAGTTCCTCCCGAAGGATAGGAGCCCAGGATTCGGATATGTTGAGACGACTCACCGATAAGCGCGATGTGTCATCTCTCTTTCGGTTGGGGAAGGCCTATAATATGGCAGGCCGTTTCAGAGAGGCTTTGCTTTTCTTGGAGAAGGGGCTGCTTTTGAACGATAAAGACTCTCGTCTTTTACTGGAAGCCGCCTATAGCTGCTCATCCATAGGTAGAGATCAGGATGCTATGGCCATGGTGCAGCATGTCTTGACCAAGAAGAGCGGTGCATCGTTGAAGGGAGACCCTCCTTCCGTCTTGGTCTACAGATCGAGGAATAACTGGAATATCGGATGGAACGACGGCGATGGCACTGTGAAGGATGCCACTCTTTATGCCGAGGACGAAGGAGTGTCCATTCCCGGTCTGATAGTACCTAAAATCGGTCTCGATATGTACGATCCTTTGAAAAAAGCCATAAAACTTAACCCTGGTGGGAAAGAGCTATACATAGATTTTATGGCTCTTACGGTCAAAATCACTCCGAGCCCCCCTTCGAGGATCCTTAAGGCCTCCGCTATAGCTATGGAAGCCCACAGTCTTTTTGTCTCCGGACGAAAGGACGAGGCCTTGATTTTGCTCGATACTGTTGAAGAATTAGCCCCTTCGGTGGTTTTTTGGAAAGAACTGAGGGACAGCTTTTCGACGAAGATATAA